The following proteins are co-located in the Candidatus Eisenbacteria bacterium genome:
- a CDS encoding cytochrome C, translating into MSRLATTLIALTVLLPAAGGNPARAQAPSTAPAVAPAPAPPVPPPSDACVDCHSRNTPGAVADWKLSKHSAAGVGCAECHGDGHRINSDAAKALLPTPETCARCHAGRVEQFKHGKHAAAWTVMNAMPTIHWQPMAMIDGMKGCGGCHKIGIKSEAEARKLATEGRGFGMGSCDACHTRHTFSVQEARRPEACQTCHMGFDHPQWEMYSASKHGVRNALKQQGALPPSASAPTCQDCHMGDGNHEVRTAWGFLGVRLPLPADKQWAADQVTILQGLGVLDPAGKPTARLEAVKAADVARLDEESFRKERDKMMEACAKCHSRTFAAEQMSKGDDMIREADHLMAEGIRTVAALYKDGALAQPKTYAAAFPDLLTFHDAPTAIEQRLFVMFLEHRMRTFQGTFHASPDYALWYGWSEMRRDLTEIKEQAAQLRREHGGGRKAAAKR; encoded by the coding sequence ATGTCCAGGCTGGCCACTACCTTGATCGCGCTCACGGTCCTGCTCCCCGCCGCTGGCGGGAACCCGGCGCGCGCGCAGGCTCCCTCCACCGCGCCCGCGGTCGCACCGGCTCCCGCACCCCCGGTGCCACCACCCAGCGACGCCTGCGTGGACTGTCATTCCCGCAACACCCCCGGCGCCGTGGCCGACTGGAAGCTGAGCAAGCACAGCGCCGCCGGCGTGGGCTGCGCCGAGTGCCATGGGGACGGGCACAGGATCAACAGCGACGCCGCGAAGGCCCTCCTGCCCACGCCCGAGACGTGCGCCCGCTGCCACGCCGGGCGCGTGGAGCAGTTCAAGCACGGCAAGCACGCGGCGGCGTGGACGGTGATGAACGCCATGCCCACCATCCACTGGCAGCCCATGGCGATGATCGACGGCATGAAGGGTTGCGGCGGCTGTCACAAGATCGGGATCAAGAGCGAGGCGGAGGCCAGGAAGCTGGCCACCGAGGGCCGCGGTTTCGGCATGGGCAGCTGCGACGCGTGCCACACGCGCCACACGTTCTCGGTGCAGGAAGCGAGGCGCCCCGAGGCCTGCCAGACGTGCCACATGGGCTTCGACCACCCGCAGTGGGAGATGTACTCCGCCTCCAAGCACGGCGTGCGCAACGCGCTCAAGCAGCAGGGCGCGCTGCCCCCCAGCGCCTCGGCTCCCACCTGCCAGGACTGCCACATGGGCGACGGCAACCACGAGGTGCGCACCGCGTGGGGCTTCCTGGGCGTCCGCCTGCCGCTGCCCGCGGACAAGCAGTGGGCCGCCGACCAGGTCACCATCCTGCAGGGCCTGGGCGTGCTGGACCCGGCCGGCAAGCCCACCGCGCGGCTGGAGGCGGTCAAGGCCGCCGACGTGGCGCGCCTGGACGAAGAGAGCTTCCGGAAGGAGCGCGACAAGATGATGGAGGCCTGCGCGAAGTGCCACTCGCGCACCTTCGCCGCGGAGCAGATGTCCAAGGGCGACGACATGATCCGGGAGGCCGATCACCTGATGGCCGAGGGCATCCGCACCGTGGCCGCCCTCTACAAGGATGGCGCGCTGGCCCAGCCGAAGACCTACGCGGCGGCCTTCCCCGACCTGCTCACCTTCCACGACGCGCCCACGGCGATCGAGCAGAGGCTGTTCGTGATGTTCCTGGAGCACCGCATGCGCACGTTCCAGGGCACGTTCCACGCCAGCCCCGACTACGCGCTGTGGTACGGCTGGAGCGAGATGCGCCGCGACCTGACCGAGATCAAGGAACAGGCGGCACAGCTGCGCCGGGAACATGGCGGGGGCAGGAAGGCGGCGGCGAAGCGATAG